One Mycobacteroides salmoniphilum DNA segment encodes these proteins:
- a CDS encoding crotonase/enoyl-CoA hydratase family protein: MSENAVRVEKTGPVTTVILNRPHARNAVDGPTAAALLAAFTEFDADPEASVAVLWGDNGTFCAGADLKAMGTDRGNELHPHGPGPMGPSRLRLSKPVIAAISGHAVAGGIELALWCDLRVVEEDAILGVFCRRWGVPLIDGGTIRLPRLIGHSRAMDLILTGRSVAAHEALDIGLANRVVPRGQARAAAETLAAEIAAFPQQCVRADRDSAIAQWGMAEEAALDNEFGSIERVAAEALEGAGRFAAGAGRHGAGV, encoded by the coding sequence ATGAGTGAGAACGCAGTTCGCGTCGAGAAGACAGGGCCGGTGACGACGGTCATTCTCAACCGGCCCCACGCCCGCAACGCCGTCGACGGCCCGACCGCCGCGGCACTGCTCGCAGCCTTCACCGAATTCGACGCGGACCCCGAGGCATCCGTGGCGGTGCTGTGGGGCGACAACGGAACATTCTGTGCGGGAGCAGATCTCAAGGCCATGGGAACCGACCGGGGAAATGAGCTGCATCCGCACGGCCCCGGCCCGATGGGCCCGTCTCGGCTGCGGCTGTCGAAACCGGTGATCGCGGCGATCTCGGGGCATGCCGTGGCGGGCGGTATCGAACTGGCGTTGTGGTGCGATCTTCGGGTGGTCGAGGAGGACGCCATACTGGGTGTGTTCTGCCGGCGCTGGGGTGTGCCGCTCATCGATGGCGGGACGATCAGGTTGCCGCGGCTGATCGGACACTCGCGCGCCATGGACCTCATCCTCACCGGACGTTCCGTCGCGGCGCATGAGGCGCTGGACATCGGGCTCGCCAATCGAGTGGTCCCGCGTGGGCAGGCTCGTGCGGCAGCGGAGACCCTGGCCGCGGAGATCGCCGCGTTCCCGCAACAATGCGTGCGGGCAGACCGCGATTCCGCCATCGCGCAGTGGGGAATGGCCGAGGAAGCGGCGTTGGACAACGAATTTGGCAGCATCGAGCGGGTCGCGG